A stretch of Plasmodium chabaudi chabaudi strain AS genome assembly, chromosome: 14 DNA encodes these proteins:
- a CDS encoding calcyclin binding protein, putative — translation MESEKIKQLNEDIEELKKVLSTVVRENVKRKINRVIEDITVEIAKLKLDEFQKPNKINNTSSEKNDINISYSSVPSFAWNQEKNKVTVFLTIKNIQNISQENIVSEFNERDFEIKIHNVDLKNYRFCIKKLHDKIIPNKCSIKIKKDLLQVYLIKQDNKHWDNLHFKESPMSKIRPPKMNDQVEPSAMLMDMMKQLYQEGDSDMKRTIAKAWCEANEKKNDFVPPAF, via the coding sequence ATGGAATCTGAAAAGATAAAACAGCTAAATGAAGATATCgaggaattaaaaaaagttttatcTACAGTAGTTCgagaaaatgtaaaaagaaaaataaatcgaGTTATAGAAGATATAACAGTAGAAATAGCCAAATTAAAACTTGATGAATTTCAAAAAcctaataaaataaataatacaagttcagaaaaaaatgatattaacATATCATATAGTTCTGTTCCATCGTTTGCTTGGAAccaagaaaaaaataaagtaacTGTATTTCtaacaattaaaaatatacaaaatattagccaagaaaatatagtatctgaatttaatgaaagagattttgaaataaaaatacataatgttgatttaaaaaattatcgattttgtattaaaaaattacatgataaaattatacCAAACAAATGctctataaaaattaaaaaggatCTTCTTCaagtttatttaattaaacaaGACAATAAGCATTGGGATAATCTTCATTTCAAAGAATCACCTATGTCAAAAATACGACCACCTAAAATGAATGACCAAGTTGAACCTTCAGCTATGCTTATGGATATGATGAAACAATTATATCAAGAAGGTGATAGTGACATGAAACGAACAATAGCAAAAGCTTGGTGCGAagcaaatgaaaaaaaaaatgattttgtTCCTCCtgctttttaa
- a CDS encoding pre-mRNA-splicing factor CWC22, putative, with amino-acid sequence MKKKKKDIDTSQERIAKKKKKNVSESESNSQYSSSHETDRESDRESGKKGVSQKSHSTSSVENDNSNSDANDSHKSESQKSIKLKKKKNTRKKSSNSETSETEEKPVKRGTNENDESSKSEEEEYKRNRHKKKSKTSNEKKKKKKKLSNSEESENDSTDYKKEKKKDRAKLKRERSSSSDSSYTRGSHENEKKHYKNKKHNKRRDTKRTVSSSSNEFKKKRKKDKNDYHRRDKIKNKKRSSSVSSSSISSSSYERKKKYSDSLDDSSDYGHKMKREKHNARWKRERYKHKSRRYSSSSDRSRGRYKKRENEKNKYSEEKEYDPFDEDLNKDVEINENLIEYAKKKISKVTSEDIGRTGGIYIPPFKLERLQNEIKNKKSSAYQKNEWMKLKKKINNIVNKVNIDNIGEICYELFECNLIRGKGIFSRAILHAQLSSPAFTNVFTCLLCIVNSKFPNIGLLTIHRTILHFRRAYKRCDKIACFNSVKFIAHMINQRVLNEIVGLQLCSLLLQNITNDSVQVCTYFLAEVGQLYMNICRSGLDIIFDRLKDIIQEGNINIKTQYDIEKLWNYRKNYFKDFPTVLEDLDIISEDDKIVHEIDLLDETINNQEELNIFREVPYEQYEKEDQEWADISRELLDDDDNSRSKRKNKKGSDSDESSDSSKSESYTDSSTDSENDNKSGENNTSDESNDEEDENKEEIHDMTEQYLINLRKNIYLSIMSSLSFEECVHKLLKLTIKSGYEIEICNMLIDCCCMEKTFQKFYALQAERLCKLKTIYQENFEKCFENSYNTAHRLETAKLRNCSKFFAHLLYTDAISWRVFTLIKLTEEDTTSSTRIFIKILLQELTNNMGIKTFYFKINHPAISPFLSGLFPSDNSQNIRFSINFFTAIGLGALTSSMRKLLSAEGQ; translated from the coding sequence atgaaaaagaagaaaaaagatattGATACTAGCCAAGAACGGATAgccaaaaagaaaaaaaaaaatgtaagcGAAAGTGAAAGTAATAGCCAATATTCGAGCTCCCATGAAACGGACAGAGAAAGCGACAGAGAAAGTGGCAAAAAGGGAGTGAGCCAAAAGAGTCATAGCACAAGTTCtgttgaaaatgataacaGCAATAGCGACGCAAACGATAGTCATAAAAGCGAATCTCAAAAATCgatcaaattaaaaaaaaaaaagaatacaCGAAAGAAATCGTCAAATTCTGAAACAAGTGAAACGGAAGAAAAGCCCGTAAAGAGGGGgacaaatgaaaatgacgAAAGTTCCAAATCGGAGGAAGAGGAATATAAAAGGAATAGacataagaaaaaaagtaaaacttccaatgaaaaaaaaaaaaaaaaaaaaaaattaagtaaTTCTGAAGAAAGTGAAAATGATAGTAcagattataaaaaagaaaaaaaaaaggacaGAGCTAAATTAAAGAGAGAACGAAGTAGTAGTAGTGATAGTAGTTACACGAGAGGAAGTCacgaaaatgaaaaaaaacattataaaaataaaaaacataataagCGAAGGGACACGAAAAGAACTGTATCCAGCAGTTCAAATgaatttaagaaaaaaagaaagaaagataaaaatgattatcATAGGagagataaaataaaaaataaaaaacgatCTTCATCTGTTTCGTCGTCATCCATTTCATCATCATCttatgaaagaaaaaaaaaatattcagaTTCATTGGATGATTCGAGTGACTATGGtcataaaatgaaaagagaAAAGCATAACGCTCGATGGAAAAGGGAAagatataaacataaatcTAGACGATATAGTAGTAGTAGCGATCGAAGTAGAGGtcgatataaaaaaagagaaaatgaaaaaaataaatatagtgAAGAAAAGGAATATGATCCATTTGATGAAGATCTAAATAAAGATGTAgaaattaatgaaaatttaattgaatatgcaaaaaaaaaaatatcaaaagtTACTTCTGAAGATATAGGAAGAACAGgaggaatatatatacccccttttaaattagaaagattacaaaatgaaataaaaaataaaaaaagtagtgcatatcaaaaaaatgaatggatgaaattaaaaaaaaaaataaataatatagttaataaagtaaatatagataatatTGGAGAAATCTGTtatgaattatttgaatGTAATTTAATAAGAGGAAAGGGAATATTTAGTCGTGCTATATTACATGCACAATTAAGTTCTCCTGCATTTACAAATGTTTTTACATGTCTCTTATGTATTGTTAATTCAAAATTTCCAAACATAGGATTACTAACAATACATAGAACTATATTACATTTTCGTAGAGCTTATAAAAGATGTGATAAAATTGCATGCTTTAATAGTGTTAAATTTATAGCACATATGATAAATCAAAGAGTTCTTAATGAAATAGTAGGACTCCAACTTTgctctttattattacaaaatataacaaatgaTTCGGTTCAagtatgtacatattttttagctGAGGTAGgacaattatatatgaatatatgtaGAAGTGGGCtggatattatttttgatagattaaaagatattatacaagaaggaaatataaatattaaaacacAATATGATATTGAAAAGTTATGGaattatagaaaaaattattttaaagatTTTCCTACAGTTCTAGAAGATTTAGATATAATTAGTGAAGACGATAAAATCGTTCATGAAATAGATCTACTTGATGAAACTATTAACAATCAGgaagaattaaatatttttagagAAGTTCCATATGAGcaatatgaaaaagaagatCAAGAGTGGGCCGACATATCAAGAGAGCTATTAGATGATGATGACAACTCAAGAAGCaaacgaaaaaataaaaaaggaagcGATAGTGATGAAAGTAGTGATAGTAGCAAAAGTGAAAGTTATACTGATAGTAGTACTGATTCAGAAAACGATAACAAATCGggagaaaataatacaagTGATGAATCaaatgatgaagaagatgaaaataaagaagaaataCATGATATGACAGaacaatatttaattaatttaagaaaaaatatatatttatcaattaTGTCATCTTTAAGTTTTGAAGAATGTGTACATaaacttttaaaattaacaatTAAAAGTGGATATGAAATAGAAATTTGTAATATGCTTATTGATTGTTGTTGTATGGAAAAAacttttcaaaaattttatgcatTACAAGCTGAAAGATTatgtaaattaaaaactatttatcaagaaaattttgaaaaatgttttgaaaattcatataatacgGCTCATAGATTAGAAACAGCTAAATTAAGAAATTGCTCCAAATTTTTTGCACATCTATTATATACAGATGCTATATCATGGAGAGTATTtactttaataaaattaactgAAGAAGATACTACATCTTCAACaagaatttttattaaaattttattacaagAGTTAACAAACAATATGGGAattaaaactttttattttaaaattaatcatCCTGCAATATCACCATTTTTATCTGGTTTATTTCCATCAGATAATTCTCAAAATATCCGATTTAGTATCAACTTTTTTACAGCCATTGGATTGGGTGCACTAACAAGTTCGATGAGGAAATTGCTCTCGGCCGAGGGCCAATAA
- a CDS encoding ubiquitin-like modifier HUB1, putative, which translates to MIEIILNDRLGKKIRVKCNPDDTIGDLKKLVAAQTGTRADKIRIQKWYTIYKDHITLQDYEIKDGMSLELYYN; encoded by the exons ATGATCGAAATAATACTTAATGATAGattaggaaaaaaaattagagtAAAATGTAATCCTGATGATACAATCGgagatttaaaaaaacttgTAGCTGCTCAAACAG GAACAAGAGCAGATAAAATAAGAATACAAAAATGGTACACTATTTATAAGGACCACATAACATTACAAGATTATGAAATTAAGGACGGAATGAGTTTGGAGTTATATTAcaattaa
- a CDS encoding periodic tryptophan protein 1, putative — translation MENEEGKTSIAIDKKKKKKDKKIKNKNKKNAKPSDIVSCIAFLSKDQKCSSKREQIYSDDESSEDSDADDISYKRKKRNKKKDKYMISSIFQNEKKNKKIISEDLIISDDKKYIYEDELNIEKTDSIILNGKIYNDVGTLELHIFNYDESIFNIYDDTIIDNYPLCMDIVNSSYYKNMNLVAIGTLDKNIGLWDIHSMDSLEPVCYLGSQGSAYDDAYSNGKKKKKKRKVEVEPAEPAQEMQEAKEVQEESQNNETENGKDEAVAYEDATIGDKPSSHEKKKKKKKFKNELQGHTDSVTCINISKIIPNLLCSGSKDHTIKLWDLSSLQILHTFDFHDKKINNLNFHESDTNLLLSTSSDKTLKIYDIRKNQVGLDIELDSTPESTIWSKANDYTIYSTDIHGYINKIDIRNAITTPSSFSNKNNIVKFKAFDTSCISLLNLECNTNLGLAGSEDGIIKAFDFSKFSENEHPPLIYTRNVKKNLFFMKDNTDWPHVVFFGCDNLYDWDLKECEEISKHFKL, via the exons atggaaaacgAAGAAGGAAAAACAAGCATAGCGattgacaaaaaaaaaaaaaaaaaagataaaaagataaaaaataaaaataaaaaaaatgctaaGCCAAGTGATATAGTAAGTTGTATTGCCTTTTTATCGAAGGATCAAAAATGTTCCTCCAAAAGGGAGCAAATATACAG TGACGACGAAAGCAGTGAGGACTCTGATGCGGACGACATTTCATACAAACGAAAGaaacgaaataaaaaaaaagataagtATATGATAAGTTctatatttcaaaatgaaaaaaaaaataaaaaaataatatcagAAGATTTGATTATATCTGATgataagaaatatatatatgaagatGAATtgaatattgaaaaaacagattcgataatattaaatggaaaaatatataatgatgtTGGAACATTAgaattacatatttttaattatgatgaatctatatttaatatatatgatgataCAATAATAGATAACTATCCTTTATGTATGGATATTGTAAATTCatcatattataaaaatatgaatctAGTTGCTATAGGTACActagataaaaatatagggTTATGGGATATACATTCGATGGACTCCCTAGAACCAGTATGTTACTTGGGAAGCCAGGGCAGTGCATATGATGATGCTTATTCGAatggtaaaaaaaaaaagaaaaaacggAAAGTAGAAGTAGAACCAGCGGAACCAGCACAAGAGATGCAAGAAGCAAAAGAAGTGCAAGAAGAATCACAAAACAACGAAACCGAAAATGGTAAAGACGAGGCAGTAGCCTATGAAGATGCTACAATAGGAGATAAACCATCGAgtcatgaaaaaaaaaaaaaaaaaaaaaaatttaaaaatgaactTCAAGGACATACAGATAGTGTAacatgtataaatatttcaaaaataattccaaatttattatgtagTGGTTCAAAAGATCAtactataaaattatggGATTTAAGTAGTCTTCAAATTTTACATACATTTGATTTtcatgataaaaaaataaataatcttAATTTCCATGAAAGCGATAcgaatttattattatcgaCTTCTTCGGataaaacattaaaaatatatgatattagaaaaaatcaAGTAGGGTTAGACATAGAATTAGATAGTACTCCTGAATCAACAATATGGAGCAAAGCAAATGattatacaatatattCAACAGATATTCatggatatataaataaaatagatatAAGAAATGCTATAACAACACCAAGCAGTtttagtaataaaaataatattgtcAAATTTAAAGCATTTGATACATCCtgtatatcattattaaatttggaGTGCAATACAAATTTGGGTTTGGCTGGATCAGAAGATGGAATCATAAAGGCCTTCGACTTTTCCAAGTTTAGCGAAAACGAGCACCCCCCCCTCATCTACACTCGAAATGTTAAGAAG aattTATTCTTTATGAAGGATAACACTGACTGGCCACACGTCGTGTTTTTTGGATGcgataatttatatgattgGGATTTGAAAGAGTGTGAAGAAATAAGCAAACATTTTAAactatga